TGCATTTGCAGTAGAGACCTTGCATTATCTAGCTTGGCTTGATACTCTCGTATCCCCTCAATGTAGGACATCCTCTGCTCATTCACCTCCTCAAATTTGCGAAGAAGTGTAGTGTACTTGTGCTGCAGGACTGCCAGTAAGTGGGCATATTGAGGATTAGCTGGAGgaaaatttggaatattcTGTACACTTTCCTCTAGTGTATTTATACTCCCAAACTTGGAGCTTCCACTAGATGTTCCTCCTCCAAGACTACTAATAGTTCTGCTAATATCAGAGTGATGCATGTCTAGTGGATAATAGAATTGTTCTCCAGCGCAGGGAGTATCCACGGGAGTTCCCTGTAGACTAAAGGGGGTTGCTTGTTTCTGTTCATAGCTTGTGTCTTCAATTGGctcaagtttgttttctaTCCTGTGAAtcttttcctccttttctaCCTTTGGAACAACTTGTAACGTGGTTCCAGATTTCCTTGCAGAATTTTGCAACTCTCTAGACCAAGCAAGTAGTCGAgatccttcttcttttagctcctttaaaatatccttGCCATAGAGAGAATATGGATCCTTTGAACTCGTACCTTCACTCATGGAGAAACCTACATGTTAGTGTAATGGTATATAAATTGGTATGTAGCAAATGCCGCTATCCTATAATGGTATGAGAGTACTAGAGATTGCTATACGATATAAAGGAGGAATTCTGGCAGATGAGATAGGTGATTTTCTTCAATAATATTTGTGCGACCGGAGTTTTTTGTAAGTAGTactccatagagtctcaaatctgCCGAACTCATGGTTCTCctctagaacgtttaaacatCCACCAACCAAATCCGGTAAGAGTACCAGATACAACACCAACTCCAGTCAGGACAGTAGGGATAGATTGTTCAGGAGATTCCCAAAATGTAGAGGTTTGAGAAGGACCAAGAGGGGTTCGAGGTTGAGCTCCAGGACCAGTGACTGAGATTTTCATAGCGGTTCCTTCTTGATAAGCAGCAGTAGCTCCAGGAGGAGTTTcagtagtagaagtagAAGGAGTAGGAGCAGTTTCATCCTTTAGTTCTTTATCAGATCCTTTTCCAGGTTGACCATCTTCATCAGGAGGTCCTCCAAGTCCAGGAGCTTCAGCATCATCTTTAGCACCAGATCCTTGCTGGGCCAGAGGAACTCCAGCATGTCTTTCAGAAATTTCAGTATCAAGTCCATTGTGATCACCTTCACCAATAGTACCTCTAGCACCGAAGTCTCCTCCGGCTTCATTACTAGCGGTAGGTTTGGATCTTTTTTCCAGTTCTCCTTCAACTTCAGAAGAACGCGTTGCTTCTTGTTCTAGTTGTTTGGTCTCTTCAGTGAGATCTCGTTCTTCACTAGTAGCTTCATCACCAGGAGATCCAGAAATGTCAGCAGATAGAACAGCAGCAACACTATTAGCATTACAATTAGTAAGTAAAGCACCATTAGGAAGAACAGATTGTAGAGATCCACAATAACCAGGAGTTCCGGGAATAGGGACTGAGGCCTCAAGTTTAGCAGCTAGAGCTTTTTCAAGAGAAATAGGAGGTTCTTCAGGAGACGGAACAGAGGCTGAAGTTGATCGAGCAGCATTACCATCTTGAACCTTTTCAGTTTGTGCTTGAGGACCAGTAGAAGCTAGAGGGAGTTCTTTAGTGGGACTATATTGACTACCAGGTGGAATAAGGGTAAAAGCAGATCCAGAACCTACAGCGGGAGTAGGATCTGTGGTAGTGATTGGTATATCTATAGTAACAGGAGTGGGCTCATAGATTTCAACAGTAGGAATGGTACGAGGTCCAACCGTATTGTTTTGATTAGTATCTTCCATATAATGCTGCGAATTATAACCACCTACGGTAAAACCTGTTTCATGTGAATCATCAGGGTATTCCAGAGAACTTCCAAAGGTGATTGCTGTATCCAGAGATTCCCCCCCTAACCCAAATAAATTATTTGGTCTTCCGCTAATACCTCCAGGTAGAAGAGTACTTTTATTACCTTTACCTGCTCCGACTTtaatatctccattttgaGTACCTCCAACCATTTGAGCCACGggagtaccttgtaggagaatctttgtctcagactctgtatcaggaacctggtcagataagtcagcaGCTGGGacttcctcacgttgaactccattctgtccaCCTCTACCCGGGGCTCCTTTAATTTCAGCTTTACCGGCACCATTAGCAGAACTAGGAGCAGCATCTTTTAGAGATGAGACTTCCTCCCCTCCAGTTTTTTCAAGGTCCAGTCCTTGTCCTTGCACTCCACTATCAGCACCAGAACGTTGTGCTTCTTCTGGTTGTGATAGTTGTTTATCAGTATCTTGACAGGTTTTAAAACCACTGCTACCAAACTTAAGTACTTCTGCGAGAGCAGTCCGCTGAGAGCAGGTGAGTCGTTTCTTGTCTAGATCATTCTTTTTAATACTAGTGAGTTGCTGAGAAACTTCTGTCCATTCACCATCTCCATTACTACTAATACTTGAGGGCTTCTGGAACCACCCCTTAACAGGAGATTTGCCCCCAGTAGATTCTACATATATAAGCTCAGGTTCCTTGTCAGAGTAAAAAGTGTAAATATCTACTGAGCCAGTCATGGGAAAGGTTAATTTGTTGGACCTTATATGTCTTCTATTTTTGGGATCATTACCAGCATCATCTTTATAGAACTTAAATCCCGCTAGTTTTCCATTGGAAATGGAGTACTTGGTGTACTTAGTCATTTCCCTACCAGCTACTGTGATATTTCCCTCAGTAACAGAGATCCTTTCATTTTTATGTTCTCTGCAGCAACTCTGTCTCCCTGATGTAGAATTACTCTGTGACAGATTTATTGTGACTGCGTCGTTGTTATAACAGTTAAGTTCGTCCAGTGTATTCTCCAAGGCTTCGGGTTGGAACATTTTTTCAGTCCAATTATTACCAGTACCCCTGACATAATATGTAGCTCTATCGCCAGTAACTCCTACCAAGAGAAGCTTATTAGGTGTATCACTAGTACTGCCATTTTCATACTTCCAGTAGTAAGCGGAAACTGAGGTCACCTTTTTATCGGATCCACTAGGAGGAATCCCTTCTAATTTTTGACTACCATCACCTTTAACTTCCTTTAGTATAAAGTttcctcctccattctGCAGAGTATGGGTGTACCTAAGGAAGTTAGATCCTTGGGGTTCTTCAAATCGTTTGACAGTAATATTAACACTACTACCACTGGTAGTACTTGCTTGGTAGTCATGAATATCTCCATTAAGCGGCTTGTTTTTTAGCTCAATGGTTACTTTTTTATCTGTCATTGTTACCAGAGTTAtcagaacaagatgaacaaccATCACTGCTCCATATCATCATTCCAGAGAGCGTGCATGCACGAAATTCTCACTCTGTACCCTGAAGAACCAGTCATGAATAGACGGTAGAGCCCATTTTTTACCATATACGGGATTCCATCAGCTATTCTCATTCCTCATCAGCCCTGCTTTTACATGACAAGAGCAAATTGTCTAATCTAAAGACAGCAGTGGCCTGCCCCCTCTACACATTGCCGTTTCCACCTACTATCCTTCACCATTCCCGCATTTTGTCCATTATTAATCCCTTTACCATCTCATTGATGACCAAAAACGTCCGGACATTGCGCTGTGACTCACGACCTCCGTTCTCCTTGTAACCGCTACACATTTCCTCCCACCTCATCCCATTGTAAAGCCTAGACGATTATGTATGACATACAGGAAAACGGTCGAGAAATTGAGACGTTTTGAGGGAATTAGCGGCACGTGCTCTCATGGGCCCTCTGACCTCCAAAATGCTCACCCTGCGTGGAAAATTCTTCGATTCACTAATCCACTTTTCTCAGTAATAATTTATCCTTAAAATTTGCCCCAATGGTCCCATGGACGTCCTCCACGGGCATTTTGGCTGCCTAGCAGCTCATGCCAACTCCACGTCAAGTCGTCTACACAACTCGATGCTGAGCGGTCCGTACAGCTCCTCTAGTACTCTTTCATGTGTACCATTTCGTAATTTTACGGCATTCGCATCCTTACCTCCACTGGAAGAGTCGAGTGTGCCTTCATTTGTCTTCATCTTTTAAATTTCGCTACACATTTGTCCAATTTTCCGCGAAAGCGGGTGTCTCTCTCTGAAACTTCTGCCAGCGACAAAAGGTAACAAAATGGACAGTAAACGAGGCGTTTGGGGCCTCGCAACGCCCGTGGTGTGGCCCAAGTGGCCTGGGAGGCCTCAGTGAATATAAAGGCGCCGTGGGAGCCTCGGCTCATCGAGAATAAGACGAAGACCAATGGGATTGAAAAGAGACTGGGAAATGAATGGGTAGAAATCTCCAGTTTAGACAAATTGAGTTGCCGAACGGCCACCTCTTTGTCTCGAAGCGCAAGAGCAGATTCGCGCCCTTTTTCATCAAACTAAACCGAGCGATTCTGGGCTGTGCCATTGCATGGATGGTAAGTTAAATGTGTAGATACGAACGGAGTGAGTATCATGTGAATGGAGCATAGCGGAATGAATGTGAACtacagagtagtgagcTTGAGCGAATGGgcgactgaaaggagctctatggcgacctctgggagcctaaagaagagtaggattctcactgtgcaagtacgactgtaaggagtactgaaacaggtgacctaccgacgtcatagactaggtagtagatcactatggaatgagcaTAAAGAGAATGACTATTTTTGGTGACTAAAAGGAGTTCTACTATTCTGCCGAAATGATCGATGAATGAATTTCTGGACCTCCATGGaaatcatccatactgtactactgaagactatattgatagttgttcatcttgttctgtggacactctctctgacagtgagctagttgtgagggagtctatctctactgtatgctccctttggtcgcattgagactctcatggatctcatAAACTCTGGTATAGTAATGGGTGAGTGTTTGAGGATGGAGTTGTTCCGAAGGAAAGAGAGGGTATCATTGGATGAAACTAGACTACTAAGAAGAGGTGAGTTGCCTAAGGACTTACTCTGAGCGTAATGGTTTATCACCCTATCAATTATGGCAGAAGATAAAGGGGTAACGATTAAACTTAAAGAAAACCGAAAGGCAAAAGATGGTACTTATGGATATGCTGCCGGAGGTGATAGGACTATTTATGTCACAAGAGATGAAGAACCACCTGGATCTAACTTTACCAGGTATACTCacaaagatgaaaatagCCAGCCATTCAGACTACTAGCagttaaagatgatgatcACAGGGATAGCGTAATCACAGGATCTGGTATGGATAAGGTGACTTCTGTTTCTGCCTACTACTGGAGACATGAGGATTCTAAGGATGGGAAGCCTAGTAAGGTTCTCATGGTGGGAGTTACCACCACTGGCAATACAACTAAGTATTATGGCAATAGAAAGAGTGCTGATGGTAATAATGAGTGGACTAGACTTCACGGAGGTTCTCAACCTAATTTAATCAATAATGATCTTGAAAGAACACTAGATGATCTAGTTTGTCTACATTACAGTGCAGTTATAGTAGATCTTAGTAAGAGTGTATCCATGAGTGGTAATAAGCCATATTGTTGCCGTTGTGATAAGCATAGTGTGACAGAAAGGAGGATCACCGTTCAAGGGCTTAAAGTTCCAGTTGGTTATCCTCAGATCGAATACTTCAAACACACAATTATCGGTAGTCATAAACTTGCAAGGATAAGGTACTATTTCAATGATGGCAGTAGTGATGTTAATTATACTAATGATCATAAGAaaagaagacgtataaaaCTTACTAAACATGAATTTCCTCTTCCTAATGTAAGAAGTGTCTCTGCATTTTACTGTAGCAACAATCCAGTGCTTATATATGTTGAAGGTGGAAGCCCCCAGACAGTTAATAGATGGTTTAAAAAACCTGCTAGTAACAGTAATACAGATGAAGAGTGGACACAAGTCCTTGATGACCTCCAAAATATAGCGCCAGAAAACATTACCGACTGTGACAAATTTAACAGACTTAAAGGTGTACTAAGTTGTGCAAAAGCTGCAGTATGTAAAGAGCCTCCTGGAACGAAAGTATCCTTTGCACCTCCTCCTCCTCCTCAACATGGAGGTGCTGCTGGACCTACAGGGCCTTCCGGTGATAAAGGAGATGCTGGACCTAAAGGTGAATCTGAACAAAAACCTGGTTCTAGTGGTACTCTTGATCCAGaacatcttggacagaatggagttcaacgtgaggaagtCCCAGCTGCTtacttatctgaccaggttcctgatacagagtctgagactaagattcttctacaaggtactcctgtggctcaaatggctgaagatgctattgATGGTGAAAGACTAAAACATATTATTGTTACTCCTGGTAGAGATGGTGATCCTACTCCTGTATCTGCTAGTGGATCTGGTCTTCCTGGACCTACTGCTTCTATTGAATCTCCTAGAGATGCTCCTCAACAACTCACTGAGAAGGGTACTCATACTGTTCATAGTGGAAGTGGTAATTCTGGAAATAGTCCTGGAGAATTAGGTTCTATTGGTAGTACTAATCCATATGGTGAAGCAGAGATATCTCAATTACAAACAGATTCTGGCACTGCTCTACTTCTTAAATATCCTGGTGAACTAAAGGTTGCTCTTCTATCTGCTTCTTCTGGATTCTCATCTACAGAAGAAGAACAACGAGAACTATCACGTGCTGAAAAAGCTCTTCAAGAGAAGGGGAGATCTAGAAGCCCGAGTCcaaaaataaaatctcGCAAAGGTTCCCAAGATCAGAGCCTTGAGCAGAAGGAAAAAACCTTAAAAGAAAAGGAGCCAGAGGAAATACCTCCAAAAACTCCTCCACCAGCAATTCCATCACATAAAGGACTAGAAGATGATCCAGGTTcccaagaagaagatgaactTAGAAATAAAAAGGTCGATCAAGAGAAACTAGGGCCAGGTAAACCTAAAGAGGTTAAAACTCTAGAAACAAAGGAGCAGGAATATAAGGAGCAAATAGAAGAAGCTGAAAAGGTTAAAACTAAGGAAGGAGAGAACGATACTAGTCATAGTGGCGGAATTCCTCTTGAATCTCAACCTTCTGCTGGATCTCCTCCTGGACCTGCCGCTAAAGCTACTCTCTCTACTTCTGATACTCCTCAATCTAATACTCTCTCACCTGGCCAAGCTAATCCTCAATCTCCTGGTGAACAAACTCAACCTGAAGAACCTCCTGCTACTCCTAAAGCTTCTAGATTTGGTGCTGAACTTGCTACTGCCGGTCTTGGCATATGGGCTATCTCTGGAATATCCTCTGGCACTCTTaccggagctggtggtcttactggatttggttggtgggcatttaaacgttctaaaggagatccttgggttagacaagTATATCTTATGGATGGTAACATGCTCATTatattgagtatgcatagGTTCACTTGTGGACTTTTGTTCCCTAGGGAACATCATTCATCTACACTAACCATTCTACTCACACCAGTTGGGACATTaagaggaagagagagGTACATAAAATGTTAGTATGTAgggatgaatgaatgacTAGGATAGAAGGGAACCAGTGGAGGAACTATTAGGAAATGCTActgaataaagatggaggatgtCCCAAGAGAAGCAAGTATGCATTGACACTGGTAAAACAGATGCTGGCGGAAGATATAGGGATCAGTGTGGTAATACCATAACTGTTAAGAAGGTAGAATCACCTTCAGGTCTTAATGGTTACAAGAGATACACTCACACACTTACCGTAGGGCATTCTGTTGGTGGAATATATCACAATGGAGTGCAACAAAGTGGTATAGACGTAAGTGGTGGAGGTTACTATGAAAAAAATGTAACAGTATACTATCTAGGGTATGATGAGAGTAACCTAGTACCATTAATAGTGGGACTTGCGAAGACCTGGCTCCCAAATGAGTATTACTACTACAAAAGAAGATACCCTCTTGAGACTACTAGTCAATGGAACCAAGAAGATTACGATGTTAAGCAAGAAAGTGACCTCTCTACAAAGCTCCCAGAAATCATCAAGGATCTAAATACGGTTGTTGTACTAAATCTCAGTCaaactcaaggaagaagctACTATGCTAATGGTGACATTAGCCCACCTCAAGCAAATTtaacttttcaaattgAAGTCACAGGGCCTTCTACGGAATATGCAATCTACAGGAAGTACACTCACAAACCATCTGGAGGAATAGATGCTATGAGACTCATTTCTACCAAAACCGCTTTTACaaacataccatttgaAGATCCTAGGATATATACCACAGAATGCACACTTGCCTATGTCTATTACTGGTCGTTAGACGGTGGTCATACTAGTCCCTTGTTACTGGAACTTACATCATCTGATAAATCTTCCATCTACTACACACTTTCTGATGGAAAAAGGTGGATTAAACAGAACGGTATAAGACAAAGATGGAAGAATACTGATCTACAAAGTGTGCTTGATAGGGAAAACTGTGGAAAGAATGGAGCTCACCAGATTGACATTTCACGGAAGAGTAATTTAGCCTTTAGAAACACTTCTTACTACTGTCCCTGTTGTGATTATAAGCAGATTGGACTTTCTACCCATGGTACAGACTATTCCTATTACTTCCATAATCTTTATCGTGGCTTTTTCTCGAGAttcaagaatggaagaacaGAACAGTCAGGAATAACATTCCCAGGTATAATATCGAATGTTTACGTTTACTGGTATCCAAAAGGATCTGAAGGAATCCCAATCCTGATTAACATACAAGGATCATCACATTGGTTTGAGAGGACCTCTATTGACTCTAGTACCTGGCGACCTGTATCTAATAATAAACCAAATAATACATTTGATAAGAGAAAGATACTGGAGCTTCTAAAGGATATACTGCCAACCGTTACTATAGACATTGGAAAAATTAGCATTAGTACTGGTGGAGAATCTGGTACATATAGAGATCCTTCTGGAGGAGGGGGTAATGAAACTATTCAATttaaaaaacaaaaaataGGTAGTGATTACGTTAGTTTGACTAATTCCGTAGAGACTAAAGGGGGTTTCATAGTCAATTTACAGCACAACGGTTCCCCTCTCCCCGGAGTAAAGCCTAATTTAGttgttaaaaatgtaaCAGCTTACTACTCTGGAACAGGTCTTTCCCCTGACAACCTGCTAACGGTTGGCTTTGAGACGAGAGGTACTGGTTCTCGGAAAAACTATGTGTATTATAGTAGAGAAACTAAGACATCTATATGGAAACCGGATTTACAGAAGAATACTAAATCAGGTGCTCCTCCTAGTACTACTCAACTTAGGGAGATAAAGGAGAAACTTGAGTCTGAGCAAAGTCAAAAATCTAAAGATAGTGGATCTAACGTCGGTAC
This region of Theileria equi strain WA chromosome 1, complete sequence genomic DNA includes:
- a CDS encoding hypothetical protein (encoded by transcript BEWA_026130A), with translation MAEDKGVTIKLKENRKAKDGTYGYAAGGDRTIYVTRDEEPPGSNFTRYTHKDENSQPFRLLAVKDDDHRDSVITGSGMDKVTSVSAYYWRHEDSKDGKPSKVLMVGVTTTGNTTKYYGNRKSADGNNEWTRLHGGSQPNLINNDLERTLDDLVCLHYSAVIVDLSKSVSMSGNKPYCCRCDKHSVTERRITVQGLKVPVGYPQIEYFKHTIIGSHKLARIRYYFNDGSSDVNYTNDHKKRRRIKLTKHEFPLPNVRSVSAFYCSNNPVLIYVEGGSPQTVNRWFKKPASNSNTDEEWTQVLDDLQNIAPENITDCDKFNRLKGVLSCAKAAVCKEPPGTKVSFAPPPPPQHGGAAGPTGPSGDKGDAGPKGESEQKPGSSGTLDPEHLGQNGVQREEVPAAYLSDQVPDTESETKILLQGTPVAQMAEDAIDGERLKHIIVTPGRDGDPTPVSASGSGLPGPTASIESPRDAPQQLTEKGTHTVHSGSGNSGNSPGELGSIGSTNPYGEAEISQLQTDSGTALLLKYPGELKVALLSASSGFSSTEEEQRELSRAEKALQEKGRSRSPSPKIKSRKGSQDQSLEQKEKTLKEKEPEEIPPKTPPPAIPSHKGLEDDPGSQEEDELRNKKVDQEKLGPGKPKEVKTLETKEQEYKEQIEEAEKVKTKEGENDTSHSGGIPLESQPSAGSPPGPAAKATLSTSDTPQSNTLSPGQANPQSPGEQTQPEEPPATPKASRFGAELATAGLGIWAISGISSGTLTGAGGLTGFGWWAFKRSKGDPWVRQVYLMDGNMLIILSMHRFTCGLLFPREHHSSTLTILLTPVGTLRGRERYIKC
- a CDS encoding hypothetical protein (encoded by transcript BEWA_026140A); translated protein: MSQEKQVCIDTGKTDAGGRYRDQCGNTITVKKVESPSGLNGYKRYTHTLTVGHSVGGIYHNGVQQSGIDVSGGGYYEKNVTVYYLGYDESNLVPLIVGLAKTWLPNEYYYYKRRYPLETTSQWNQEDYDVKQESDLSTKLPEIIKDLNTVVVLNLSQTQGRSYYANGDISPPQANLTFQIEVTGPSTEYAIYRKYTHKPSGGIDAMRLISTKTAFTNIPFEDPRIYTTECTLAYVYYWSLDGGHTSPLLLELTSSDKSSIYYTLSDGKRWIKQNGIRQRWKNTDLQSVLDRENCGKNGAHQIDISRKSNLAFRNTSYYCPCCDYKQIGLSTHGTDYSYYFHNLYRGFFSRFKNGRTEQSGITFPGIISNVYVYWYPKGSEGIPILINIQGSSHWFERTSIDSSTWRPVSNNKPNNTFDKRKILELLKDILPTVTIDIGKISISTGGESGTYRDPSGGGGNETIQFKKQKIGSDYVSLTNSVETKGGFIVNLQHNGSPLPGVKPNLVVKNVTAYYSGTGLSPDNLLTVGFETRGTGSRKNYVYYSRETKTSIWKPDLQKNTKSGAPPSTTQLREIKEKLESEQSQKSKDSGSNVGTIVGGVFGSLTSGTAVGLGIWKGTALLSALKTLL